From a single Mycolicibacterium moriokaense genomic region:
- a CDS encoding oxygenase MpaB family protein yields the protein MAVRGIRALIKIMKTTFDPELVIPKEAKVTEFTGDDSLSRKDLAQHPIPAHSLIWKYWARVDLMFFGNGVLPPIAGAWPQMGQATAGSVLFTGDSSLRARNKIYKARRQRSREYIYGAVYEAPEEAKKYGLKTRNMHKPVKGTLHGGTFHALNAETFYFGHVNFFYHLLINVAEQLYFEGSMPRAMKEQIFEESKEWYSIWGVDDRSQPETYDDFERYLENIERNHLVKSQVTEAMLEQFMERRLAPSWWPPVMKKYVWPWVAARRQIVVNSYPPHVQELFGLEWTPEDEEILRRFMRMYRRVNAVLERLLPLKFFYLPIAVQGFEREGVDPRTITLESARQALRESRARRAAREATPTAEVMTSN from the coding sequence ATGGCGGTCCGGGGTATCAGGGCACTGATCAAAATTATGAAGACAACGTTCGATCCAGAGCTGGTGATTCCTAAAGAAGCGAAGGTGACGGAATTCACCGGCGATGACAGTTTGTCGCGGAAAGATCTTGCGCAGCACCCCATTCCGGCCCATTCCCTGATCTGGAAGTACTGGGCCCGCGTTGATTTGATGTTCTTCGGCAACGGTGTACTTCCACCCATCGCGGGGGCGTGGCCGCAGATGGGGCAAGCGACTGCGGGTTCTGTTCTTTTTACCGGTGACAGTTCTCTTCGCGCACGGAACAAGATCTATAAAGCTCGGCGCCAGAGATCTCGGGAGTACATCTACGGCGCGGTGTACGAGGCTCCCGAAGAGGCGAAGAAATACGGGCTGAAGACTCGGAATATGCACAAGCCCGTCAAGGGCACACTCCATGGCGGCACGTTCCACGCGTTAAATGCGGAGACCTTCTACTTTGGCCATGTCAACTTCTTCTACCACCTACTGATCAACGTAGCCGAGCAGTTGTATTTCGAAGGCTCCATGCCGCGGGCGATGAAGGAGCAGATCTTCGAGGAATCCAAGGAGTGGTACAGCATCTGGGGAGTCGACGATCGTTCCCAGCCGGAGACGTACGACGACTTCGAGCGGTATCTAGAAAACATCGAGCGCAATCATCTGGTGAAGTCACAGGTGACTGAGGCCATGCTGGAACAGTTCATGGAGCGTCGTCTGGCGCCATCGTGGTGGCCCCCCGTTATGAAGAAATATGTGTGGCCGTGGGTGGCGGCGCGGCGGCAGATCGTCGTCAACAGTTACCCGCCCCATGTGCAGGAGCTGTTCGGTTTGGAGTGGACCCCCGAGGACGAGGAGATCTTGCGCCGCTTCATGCGGATGTATCGGCGGGTCAACGCGGTCCTCGAGCGTCTCCTCCCGCTGAAGTTCTTCTACTTGCCGATTGCGGTTCAAGGCTTTGAGCGCGAAGGGGTTGATCCACGCACCATCACGCTGGAGTCCGCACGGCAAGCGCTCCGGGAAAGCCGTGCCCGTCGCGCCGCCCGAGAGGCCACTCCAACAGCTGAGGTGATGACTTCCAACTGA
- a CDS encoding TetR/AcrR family transcriptional regulator, producing MSEPRRRLSPEDRRKELLALGAEVFGQRPYDEVRIDEIAEKAGVSRALMYHYFPDKRAFFAAVVSAESERLFEATNAPLQPGLGLFEQVREGVLAYLRYYEANPNVAWAAHVGIGRSDPVLRGIEDVDNDRQAERIVSGLAGDQLDAKVERDLRIVVYGWLAFVLEMCRQRMLDPSTDVNTVADACTHALFDLVARVPGIPESLAEAIAAARP from the coding sequence ATGTCTGAGCCTCGCCGCCGGCTGTCGCCCGAGGACCGGCGCAAAGAGCTACTCGCGCTCGGCGCTGAGGTTTTCGGCCAACGCCCCTATGACGAGGTCCGCATCGACGAAATCGCCGAGAAGGCAGGCGTTTCCCGCGCGCTGATGTACCACTACTTCCCGGACAAGCGAGCGTTCTTCGCGGCCGTCGTCAGCGCCGAGAGCGAACGGCTCTTCGAAGCGACCAACGCACCGCTTCAGCCCGGCCTGGGTCTCTTCGAGCAGGTTCGCGAGGGCGTCCTCGCCTACCTCCGCTACTACGAGGCGAACCCCAACGTCGCCTGGGCGGCCCACGTCGGTATCGGCCGTTCCGACCCCGTGCTGCGCGGCATCGAGGACGTCGACAACGACCGGCAGGCCGAACGCATCGTCAGCGGTCTCGCGGGTGACCAACTTGACGCCAAGGTCGAACGCGACCTGCGCATCGTCGTCTACGGATGGCTGGCCTTCGTTCTGGAGATGTGCCGGCAGCGGATGCTGGATCCGTCGACCGACGTCAACACCGTCGCCGACGCCTGTACGCACGCCCTGTTCGACCTGGTCGCACGGGTGCCGGGAATTCCGGAATCGCTGGCGGAAGCCATCGCGGCCGCACGTCCCTGA
- a CDS encoding ATP-dependent helicase — protein MSSTALARFSPLTRQWFAGTFAEPTPAQEQAWSAIADGDNTLVIAPTGSGKTLAAFLWAIDRLAASEPRPAGAGTRVLYVSPLKALAVDVERNLRTPLTGIGRLAERSGTAAPDISVGVRSGDTTPARRRELITRPPDILITTPESLFLMLTSAARETLTEVQTVIVDEVHAVAGTKRGAHLALSLERLDQLLDKPAQRIGLSATVRPPEEVARFLSGQARTTIVSPPAAKTFDLSVTVPVPDMANLENNTIWPDVEERIVDLIEAHNSSIVFANSRRLAERLTSRLNEIHADRTGVELSMEHNPKVGGGFPAQLMASGASYGAPTLLARAHHGSVSKEQRAQVEDDLKSGRLKAVVATSSLELGIDMGAVDLVIQVEAPPSVASGLQRIGRAGHQVGEISQGVLFPKHRTDLIGCAVTVKRMLAGEIETMQVPANPLDVLAQHTVAACALEPLDADRWFDAVRRSAPFATLPRSAFEATVDLLSGKYPSTEFAELRPRLVYDRDTGTLTARPGAQRLAVTSGGAIPDRGLFTVYLATDSEKPSRVGELDEEMVYESRPGDVISLGATSWRITEITHDRVLVIPAPGQPARLPFWRGDSVGRPPELGAAVGAFTGELAQLGRDEFTERCRAMGFNEFATDNLWQLLDEQRQATGVVPTDTTFVVERFRDELGDWRVILHSPYGLRVHGPLALAVSRRLRERYGIDEKPTASDDGIIVRLPDTEDTAPGADLFVFDADEIEPIVTAEVGGSALFASRFRECAARALLLPRRHPGKRSPLWHQRQRAAQLLDVARKYPDFPIVLEAVRECLQDVYDVPALTELMHRVAQRRLRLVEVETPTPSPFAASLLFGYVGAFMYEGDSPLAERRAAALSLDSVLLAELLGRVELRELLDPQVIATTTSQLQHLSEDRRARDAEGVADLLRVLGPLTEAEIAERCTTTEIGGWLDGLRTAKRALTVSFADQVWWVAIEDIGLLRDGVGVAVPVGVPTAFTDSVDDPLGELLGRFARTRGPFTSHDAAARFGLGLRVAADVLGRMAIDGKLIRGEFTTEAEGDQWCDADVLKILRRRSLAALRAQVEPVSTAAYGRFLPAWQQVGSTHNSGVDGLAQVIEQLAGVPIPASSVEPLVFGQRVRDYQPAMLDELLASGEVTWSGVGQIGGGDGWIAFHQADTAPLTLAPPAEIEFTDTHRAIMDTLGRGGAYFFRQLADNPNDELKQALWELIWAGWVTGDTFAPVRALLSGPRRSTGRRGAPAHRQRQRPPRLSRYSVAHAQGRPSDPTVAGRWSALPTAEPESTVRAHFQAELLLNRHGVLTKGAVAAEEVPGGFAMLYKVLTAFEDAGRCQRGYFVESLGGAQFAVASTVDRLRSYLDGVDPDHREYHAVVMAAADPANPYGAALPWPTRRIAEDDATDVAHRPGRKAGALVAVVDGELVWFVERGGRSLLSFTDDAEAHVAAAAALADLVSAGRVQGFLIEKVNGVSVLDPGTDSQRAAVQEALLGAGFSRTPRGLRLR, from the coding sequence ATGAGCTCCACCGCGCTCGCCCGCTTCAGCCCACTTACCCGTCAGTGGTTCGCGGGCACGTTCGCGGAACCGACGCCCGCCCAGGAGCAGGCCTGGTCGGCAATTGCGGACGGCGACAACACGTTGGTAATCGCCCCCACTGGGTCCGGTAAGACACTTGCCGCGTTCCTGTGGGCCATCGACCGTCTCGCAGCGTCGGAGCCCCGGCCCGCAGGCGCAGGCACGCGGGTGTTGTACGTATCGCCACTGAAGGCGCTGGCCGTCGACGTCGAGCGCAACCTGCGGACACCGTTGACCGGTATCGGCCGCCTCGCCGAGCGCAGCGGGACCGCCGCACCCGACATCTCTGTCGGTGTGCGCTCCGGTGACACCACCCCCGCCCGGCGCCGCGAACTCATTACGCGGCCGCCGGACATCCTCATCACCACTCCGGAATCGCTGTTTCTGATGCTCACCTCGGCGGCGCGCGAAACGCTGACCGAGGTGCAGACGGTCATCGTCGACGAGGTCCATGCCGTGGCCGGCACCAAGCGCGGGGCGCACCTGGCGCTTTCGCTGGAACGGCTCGACCAGCTTCTCGACAAGCCCGCCCAGCGCATCGGGCTGTCCGCGACGGTCCGCCCGCCGGAAGAGGTGGCGCGCTTCCTGTCCGGCCAGGCACGCACCACCATCGTGTCGCCGCCCGCGGCGAAGACGTTCGACCTGTCCGTGACGGTGCCCGTTCCCGACATGGCCAACCTCGAGAACAACACCATCTGGCCCGACGTCGAGGAACGCATCGTCGATCTGATCGAGGCGCACAACAGCTCAATCGTCTTCGCCAATTCGCGGCGACTGGCCGAGCGACTCACCTCGCGCCTCAACGAGATTCACGCCGACCGCACGGGTGTCGAGTTGTCCATGGAGCACAACCCGAAAGTGGGTGGTGGCTTCCCTGCGCAGCTGATGGCCAGCGGAGCGTCGTACGGCGCCCCCACACTGCTGGCCCGCGCGCATCACGGATCGGTCAGCAAGGAGCAACGCGCGCAGGTCGAGGACGACCTCAAGAGCGGCCGGCTCAAGGCCGTCGTCGCGACGTCCAGCCTCGAGCTGGGCATCGACATGGGCGCGGTCGATCTGGTGATCCAGGTCGAGGCGCCGCCGTCGGTGGCCAGTGGTCTGCAGCGGATCGGTCGCGCGGGTCACCAGGTCGGCGAAATCTCCCAGGGCGTGCTGTTTCCCAAGCACCGAACCGATCTCATCGGGTGCGCGGTCACGGTCAAGCGGATGCTCGCCGGGGAGATCGAGACCATGCAGGTGCCTGCGAATCCGCTCGACGTGCTGGCGCAGCACACCGTCGCGGCATGCGCCCTCGAACCACTCGACGCCGACCGCTGGTTCGACGCGGTCCGGCGCAGCGCCCCGTTCGCGACGCTGCCGCGCAGCGCCTTCGAGGCGACGGTGGACCTGCTGTCGGGCAAGTACCCGTCCACCGAGTTCGCCGAACTGCGGCCGCGTTTGGTCTACGACCGTGATACGGGCACACTGACCGCCCGCCCCGGCGCGCAACGGCTCGCGGTGACATCCGGCGGCGCCATCCCCGACCGGGGCCTGTTCACGGTGTACCTGGCCACTGACTCCGAAAAGCCCTCTCGGGTAGGCGAACTCGATGAGGAGATGGTCTACGAGTCCCGCCCGGGCGATGTCATCTCGCTCGGTGCCACGAGCTGGCGCATCACCGAGATCACCCATGACCGGGTGCTGGTCATTCCGGCGCCGGGACAGCCGGCCCGGCTGCCGTTCTGGCGGGGCGACAGCGTCGGGAGACCACCCGAACTGGGGGCAGCGGTCGGTGCGTTCACTGGTGAGCTGGCCCAGCTGGGCCGCGACGAATTCACCGAACGTTGCCGCGCAATGGGTTTCAACGAGTTCGCGACGGACAACCTGTGGCAGCTGCTCGACGAGCAGCGCCAGGCCACCGGCGTGGTGCCGACGGACACGACGTTCGTGGTCGAGCGGTTCCGCGACGAACTTGGCGACTGGCGAGTCATTCTGCACTCCCCCTACGGACTTCGCGTGCACGGACCGCTCGCGCTGGCGGTATCCCGCAGGCTGCGGGAACGGTACGGCATCGACGAGAAGCCGACGGCCTCCGACGACGGCATCATCGTGCGGCTGCCCGATACGGAAGACACGGCACCCGGGGCCGACCTGTTCGTGTTCGACGCCGACGAGATCGAGCCCATCGTCACCGCCGAGGTCGGCGGCTCGGCGCTATTCGCGTCGCGGTTCCGCGAATGTGCCGCCCGCGCACTGCTTCTGCCGCGTCGGCATCCCGGCAAGCGCTCACCGCTGTGGCATCAGCGCCAGCGCGCTGCACAGCTTCTCGACGTCGCCCGCAAGTACCCGGACTTTCCGATCGTGCTGGAGGCGGTGCGCGAATGCCTGCAGGACGTGTACGACGTGCCCGCGCTCACCGAGCTGATGCACCGCGTAGCGCAGCGCCGTCTGCGGCTGGTCGAGGTCGAGACCCCCACGCCCTCGCCGTTCGCGGCGTCCCTGTTGTTCGGCTATGTGGGCGCGTTCATGTACGAGGGCGACAGCCCCCTTGCGGAGCGCCGCGCCGCCGCCCTGTCGCTGGACAGCGTCCTGCTGGCCGAGCTGCTCGGCCGCGTGGAACTGCGCGAGCTACTCGATCCGCAAGTCATCGCCACGACCACCAGTCAGCTGCAGCACCTCAGCGAGGACCGCCGAGCCCGTGACGCCGAGGGTGTGGCCGACCTGTTGCGGGTGCTGGGACCGCTGACCGAGGCGGAGATCGCCGAACGGTGCACCACCACCGAGATCGGCGGATGGCTCGACGGTCTGCGGACCGCCAAACGAGCGCTGACGGTGTCGTTCGCCGACCAGGTGTGGTGGGTGGCCATCGAAGACATCGGGTTGCTGCGCGACGGCGTCGGGGTGGCCGTGCCGGTCGGGGTGCCGACGGCGTTCACCGACTCGGTCGACGATCCGCTTGGCGAGCTGCTCGGCCGCTTCGCCCGCACGCGCGGACCGTTCACCAGCCACGACGCCGCCGCGCGCTTCGGGCTCGGCCTGCGCGTCGCCGCCGACGTGTTGGGCCGAATGGCGATCGACGGCAAGCTGATTCGCGGCGAGTTCACCACTGAGGCGGAGGGCGACCAGTGGTGCGATGCCGACGTGCTGAAGATACTGCGTCGCCGGTCGTTGGCCGCGCTGCGGGCGCAGGTCGAGCCGGTCAGCACCGCCGCGTACGGCCGGTTCCTGCCCGCGTGGCAACAGGTCGGTTCGACACACAACTCGGGGGTCGACGGCCTGGCTCAGGTCATCGAGCAGCTGGCGGGTGTGCCGATACCGGCGTCTTCCGTCGAGCCGTTGGTGTTCGGGCAGCGCGTCCGCGACTATCAGCCGGCGATGCTCGACGAGCTGCTGGCATCGGGTGAGGTCACGTGGTCAGGTGTGGGTCAGATCGGCGGCGGCGACGGCTGGATCGCGTTCCACCAGGCCGATACGGCGCCGTTGACGCTCGCGCCACCTGCCGAGATCGAGTTCACCGACACGCACCGCGCAATCATGGACACCCTCGGACGGGGCGGGGCGTACTTCTTCCGACAGCTGGCGGACAACCCGAACGACGAGCTGAAACAGGCGCTGTGGGAACTGATCTGGGCGGGCTGGGTCACGGGCGATACCTTCGCTCCGGTGCGGGCCCTGCTGTCGGGCCCCCGCCGATCGACCGGCCGCCGCGGTGCGCCCGCGCACCGGCAGCGTCAGCGCCCCCCGCGGCTGAGCCGCTACAGCGTCGCGCATGCTCAGGGCCGACCATCCGACCCGACGGTCGCCGGCCGCTGGTCCGCGCTGCCCACCGCAGAACCGGAATCCACTGTGCGCGCACACTTTCAGGCCGAGTTGCTGCTCAACCGCCACGGTGTGCTGACCAAGGGCGCCGTCGCCGCGGAAGAGGTGCCGGGCGGCTTCGCCATGCTCTACAAGGTGCTGACGGCGTTCGAGGACGCGGGCCGATGCCAGCGCGGGTACTTCGTCGAATCGCTTGGCGGCGCACAGTTCGCGGTGGCCTCGACGGTCGACCGGCTACGTTCATATCTCGACGGCGTCGATCCCGACCATCGCGAGTACCACGCGGTGGTGATGGCCGCCGCCGACCCGGCGAATCCCTACGGTGCGGCGTTGCCGTGGCCCACCCGCAGAATCGCCGAGGACGACGCGACAGACGTGGCGCACCGACCAGGCCGCAAGGCTGGCGCACTGGTCGCGGTCGTCGACGGTGAACTGGTGTGGTTCGTCGAGCGCGGCGGTCGGTCGCTGCTGTCGTTCACCGACGACGCCGAGGCCCACGTCGCGGCCGCCGCCGCGCTGGCCGATCTGGTGAGTGCAGGCCGCGTACAGGGGTTCCTCATCGAGAAGGTCAACGGCGTCTCGGTGTTGGACCCGGGCACCGACAGCCAGCGGGCCGCAGTCCAGGAAGCGCTGTTGGGCGCGGGCTTCTCGCGCACACCAAGGGGTCTACGACTGCGGTGA
- a CDS encoding NAD(P)H-dependent flavin oxidoreductase: protein MPLRTALTEMFGIEHPVVLAPMGGVAGGALAAAVSEGGGLGLIGAGSGNQRWVERECGIAKAATSRPWGIGFLTWGVTPEVLEAAIDQSPSAIMLSFGDPAPFADTISAAGIALMVQVSSMDETRRALDVGADVVVAQGMEAGGHGGGRATLPFVPAVVDIAGSTPVLAAGGIADGRGLAAALALGAAGAMLGTRFEATPEALLDADEVKAILTAEASDTTRGRAVDIAAGADWPAQYPARTLRNRFIDEWQDRVAELDDAVRQEYRAGVERRDFDYVPIWAGEAVDLIAEQESASVLVGRIAEQAERALAVAGKHA, encoded by the coding sequence ATGCCTCTGCGTACGGCTCTGACGGAGATGTTCGGGATCGAGCATCCCGTCGTACTGGCCCCGATGGGAGGCGTCGCGGGTGGCGCGCTGGCCGCCGCCGTTTCCGAGGGCGGCGGACTCGGTCTGATCGGCGCCGGAAGCGGCAACCAGCGATGGGTCGAACGCGAATGCGGCATCGCGAAGGCTGCGACCAGCAGACCGTGGGGTATCGGATTCCTGACCTGGGGCGTGACACCTGAGGTCCTCGAGGCGGCGATCGACCAGTCTCCGTCGGCGATCATGCTTTCGTTTGGTGACCCGGCACCGTTCGCCGACACGATCTCGGCGGCGGGCATTGCGCTGATGGTGCAGGTCTCGTCGATGGACGAGACCAGGCGCGCGCTCGACGTCGGCGCTGATGTGGTTGTGGCGCAAGGGATGGAGGCCGGCGGCCACGGTGGTGGCCGGGCGACGTTGCCGTTCGTGCCGGCGGTCGTCGACATCGCGGGCAGCACACCGGTACTGGCGGCGGGCGGAATCGCCGACGGTCGCGGTCTCGCTGCCGCCCTGGCGCTCGGTGCCGCAGGGGCGATGCTCGGAACCCGCTTCGAAGCCACTCCCGAAGCGCTGCTGGACGCCGACGAGGTCAAGGCGATCCTGACAGCCGAAGCCAGCGACACCACCCGAGGCAGGGCCGTCGACATCGCCGCAGGCGCGGATTGGCCGGCGCAGTATCCAGCCCGCACGCTGCGCAACCGATTCATCGACGAATGGCAGGACCGCGTCGCCGAGCTCGACGATGCGGTGCGGCAGGAGTACCGCGCGGGGGTCGAACGACGGGACTTCGACTACGTGCCGATCTGGGCGGGCGAAGCCGTCGACCTGATCGCCGAACAGGAAAGCGCAAGCGTCCTGGTCGGCCGGATCGCGGAGCAGGCCGAGCGGGCACTCGCCGTCGCGGGCAAACATGCCTGA
- the nei2 gene encoding endonuclease VIII Nei2 → MPEGDTVWHTAARLREALEGKTLTRCDIRVPKYATVDLTGQVVDEVLSRGKHLFIRVGQASIHSHLKMDGSWKVNPINRPSRAGHRIRIILETADVQAAGIDLGVLEVLPRADDMDVVAHLGPDLLGSDWEPRIAAANLTADPDRPLAETLLDQRVLAGVGNVYANELCFVFGHLPTSPVNDVRDPLRLVQRARDMLWLNRSRTNRTTTGDTRRGQQVWVYGRAGEPCRRCGTPIKSENTGDRISFWCPNCQT, encoded by the coding sequence ATGCCTGAAGGCGACACCGTCTGGCACACCGCAGCCCGTCTGCGCGAAGCGCTGGAGGGAAAAACGCTGACACGCTGCGATATTCGCGTCCCCAAGTACGCGACCGTCGACTTGACCGGCCAGGTCGTCGACGAGGTTCTCAGCCGCGGAAAGCATCTGTTCATCCGTGTCGGCCAGGCCAGCATCCACTCCCATCTGAAGATGGACGGCAGCTGGAAGGTCAACCCGATTAACAGGCCCAGTCGCGCCGGGCACCGCATCCGGATCATCCTGGAAACCGCCGACGTTCAGGCCGCGGGTATCGACCTCGGCGTGCTGGAGGTCCTGCCGCGCGCCGACGACATGGACGTCGTCGCGCACCTCGGCCCCGATCTGCTGGGATCAGACTGGGAGCCACGCATCGCAGCAGCCAACCTGACCGCCGACCCGGACCGACCGCTTGCCGAGACGCTGCTGGACCAACGCGTTCTCGCAGGCGTCGGAAACGTGTATGCCAACGAGTTGTGCTTCGTCTTCGGCCACCTGCCGACCTCACCGGTCAATGACGTCCGCGATCCGCTGCGGTTGGTTCAGCGGGCACGTGACATGTTGTGGCTCAACCGATCCCGCACCAACCGCACCACCACCGGCGACACCCGGCGCGGCCAACAGGTTTGGGTCTACGGCCGCGCCGGTGAACCGTGCCGCCGCTGCGGCACACCGATCAAGTCCGAGAACACCGGCGACCGCATCAGCTTCTGGTGCCCGAACTGTCAGACCTAG
- a CDS encoding cupin domain-containing protein: MGNYHPAMQKARFADIESDVHGLISKRTAVLNGVSVTQVTFDTGARWSNDLKEYAGTDLCELPHVAVVTGGALAVRMADGSEEVFSAGDVMLLPPGHDAWTVGEQACTFVEFSRGNDYYES, encoded by the coding sequence ATGGGCAACTATCACCCCGCAATGCAGAAGGCCCGCTTCGCCGATATCGAAAGCGACGTCCACGGACTGATCTCCAAGCGCACCGCCGTGCTGAACGGGGTGTCGGTGACACAGGTGACCTTCGATACCGGGGCCCGATGGTCCAACGACCTGAAGGAGTACGCGGGCACTGACCTGTGCGAGCTCCCGCACGTCGCCGTCGTCACGGGCGGTGCACTCGCGGTGCGGATGGCCGACGGCTCCGAAGAGGTGTTCTCGGCCGGTGACGTCATGTTGCTGCCGCCCGGGCACGACGCGTGGACGGTGGGCGAGCAGGCGTGCACGTTCGTCGAGTTCTCCCGCGGTAACGACTACTACGAGAGCTAG